The genomic interval CCAAGCAGAAGAGTCCCGCAAAAGCAGACCAACAAACCCCCAAAGGCAGGAAGTCTCCTTCCCCCGCCAAAGAGAAGTCCCCAGAGGGCAAAGCCAGTCCTGCCAGTTCTCCTTCCTCAGGTCGGAGGTCACCTAGCCAGACGCCCACTGTGTCGGGCCGCTTCTCCATCTCCCGCATCAGCACACCGTCGCCCCAGCCTGAGCGCGCCTCGCCGAACATCCCCCTGAAGAGGAGGAGCATCAAGGAGTCCGCCAAGAAGACCTCCAGGAAGAGCCTGGGCAAGGCCACGCTGGACGGCATCCGCAGACGCAGCGGAGCGTCCAGGGCCAACCTCAAAGGtgggctttctttctttctttctttcttttctctaacAATTCAATACGCTTTATTGGCTTGGCATAAAATAGTGTTTTTGTCGAGAAACAGAAACCCACACgcatgctccctctctctccccatactTCACAacgtcttttttttatttttttatccttTTTAACATACTTGTCCATCCGTCTTGGTCAGTTTTTCATGTAGTTTTGTAATAATATGCAATACGGCTCTATCAATATGCATCAGTGGATATGTTATGCTTTGTAGTATGTGTTTTATTAATGTAACTTAAGAGGTTAATTTTCCTGTGTTGTGGTTCTGTTTGAAGTGGTGAAGTCCTTTGCGGATATTGTGAAGTTTGGCCAAACCAAAACCCAGACTGAGGTTGCTGCCAAGAAGCCAGCCGCTAAAGTCAAAGTGGCGAAGAAGGCTGTGGCAACAAAACCGAACACCCCAAAACTGAAGGTAATGTGATGGGACTCCACTCTCTTGTTAACTTTAAACCACTTTTTCAAACACTAGAATCAAATAGCAGAATCACTAGAATCTAAACAACACTAGAATCTAAACTGTATATTAAGGGGTTGTGTtttaccataatttcccaactattagtagcagtttatacattgattttgcacattttcttcagctatgaggttaatacacaggggcagttaatatggttttgtttttttaacttgcatataACACTTCTGCAGCTTATACACAGCATGAATGCAAGCTGCTGGTGTTGATCAGATCTATTTAACTCCTGTTGTAGACTCCAGCTAGGCGGCTGCAGGAGCACACCAGCACTGGGCATGCCAACTCCCCTGCCACCATCGTAGTGGGCAGGGCCCAGCTCAGGGCAACACAGGTGGCATGCGGCGCCCCGAAGATGGTGCCTAACGTCGCCCTCGCCAGGATCGACATGAAGATGGACGAGGATTTCTCAGGTACATGAAGCGTTTGAGTGACTGACTTGCAGTCCTGGCCTGACATGTGTTGGCTTGGTGGCCTGTGGAAGCTTTTTGAGATGTACTGTACACCATTAAcaattctgtgtgtgtcatgtagGTTTTTATGTTTCCTCATTAATAATCTTGATTTTCCCCGTCCTTTGTTGTATTATTGCTTTCAGGGGTTTCAGATATCTTTAAAACTCCCGCAAACAACAAGCAAAGAGCATCTACCAGAAAGAGCGTCATCCCTGGCACTCCTCTGCTGTCGGCCCCTATGGCTGAGCTGTGTGTGATGAAAACTCCGGAGGAAACTGGTAAGTAGTCAGTGCACCACTGGCCTTCTTTTACCATCACAAATGTTAATTTGTGATAAAATTAACAGATGCAGATAAAATGATCAAAAGTAATATTCTGGAAACTAGGAGATGAATATAAATTTAAGTGTATTCTGGTTCTGGGTGCAATGCTGTTAAATAATTCTGTCTTAGTAGTGTTCAAGTAAAAGACTATATTAGCAGAATAATGTCTTATTGTTAAAGTAACACTGTTTTCCTAGGTGAGATGGTGGTGTCTCCCCTGAGCGTAGCGTCCACTGCCAAGCGTAGCGGCTACAACAGCGAAGCGGTCAACCGCTTCCTTCAGGACGAACAGGAAGCCAGCTTCGTTGCCGAGGAGACCAGTTTTGTCACCGAGGACACGGTGTCTGCAGGACAAGATGAACCCTCTGATGCGTCAGTGACCCAGACACCTGGTCAGAAGGCCGAGCCTGCCGCCGCCACCTGCCTCACCGGAGTCAAGCGCATCCTCAAGACCCCCAAACAGAAGGCCGAGCCCGTGGAGGACCTGAGAGGCAAGCTGTTCAAGACTCCGCGACAGCCCAAAGCCCCCCAGGAGATGTGTCTGACCGGCGTGAAGGAGCTGCTCAAGACCCCCAAACAGAAGGCCGCCCCTGTCGAGGACCTGATGGGCATCCAGAGGATTACCAAGACCCCCAGGGAGAAGTGCGACAGCCCGGTGTTGTGTGCGGCCGCCCTGAAGAGGCTGGTGAAGACCCCGAGGCAGAAGGCCGAGCCGGCCGAGGAAGACCTCTCGGGAGTCACGCACCTCCTGAAGACCCCAAAGACGAGAGGAGAGCCCGTCCAGGAGAAGTTTGGCCTCCGCAAGCTCATGAAGACGCCCAGGCAGAAGGGAGCTGCAGCCGTAGAGGACATCGGAGGCCTGGAGGAACTAATGCAGGAACCAGAGGAGCCCGAGGAACTAATGCAGGAACCAGAGGAGCCCGAAACCCACATCACAGAGGCTGTTGAGGTAATGGCTTCTTGGTGTATAGTCGTCATCATGCCCCCCCGGTCTGGAGCATCATCatgttttattttatgtattatgaaaatgtttgttcacaacatataaatattttgtgttttttttttttttctttgcctgATAATAGAGCCTGGTGTAATGGGCAGTATGTTTTTAAAAGGAGCTGATAGATGCACTGCACTCCTCACTGAAGGCATGATTACTTAGTCTTGATTAATAAGGGAAAGGAGAATGTGCCTGTTCCACCTTTTTCAACACAACTCCTAAACTCCATTGATCCGTGCCTGTTCCACCTTTTTCAACACAACTCCTAAACTCCATTGATCCGTGCCTGTTCCACCTTTTTCAACACAACTCCTAAACTCCATTGATCCGTGCCTGTTCCACCTTTTTCAACACAACTCCTAAACTCCATTGATCCGTGCCTGCAGGTCCAGGAGGCTGTGGCTGCTCCAGAGTGTGCTGCTGAGGAGCTGCCCGAGGCCCTTGAAGGTGAGCTAATGCTTTATATGAATCACAATTAGGTCCCAAAAACATTTGTGCATTAAAATGGGTCGTAACAAACGTTTATGCATTAGAATGAGGTCTTAAAAcacaaacgtttttttttttttttttttaacatttggtTTCTAAAAAGCTTTATATTTTACAACAAAGTTTCTGAGTTACAGTTAGGGATGTAGGTTGACTTGTTTGGTTTAgctgagagcaagagaaagtTATGAGTGTAGAAAACAATATAACCACAGATACTTTTCAGATACACGAACACACTACTGTATTGGCTAGTTGCACGAACACACTACTGTACTGGCTAATTGCACGAAAGGCTCTCGGTGAATGTAATTAGTATCTACAGGAccggttgggtgttgcacctagtgaatcGGCACGTTACGATGTGCTGATTCGAAGGATGTGTAGTCACTAATTACATTCGGAATAgtggcaggttcaaacacacctgacTCCAGGAAACAAACGAGCTCACCAAGAGCCTTTCGTGCAACTAGCCAATAAGGATGTCCATTTCGGCTATTTTTCGTCACCGATAGTCGACACTTCTTAATCGACTATTCACCGCTAACCCGTTAAAGCCCATTTAGAACGGATACGTGAGCGTCACACACcgacacaaagaaaaaaaacaaaccttaAGAAATTAGAAGTGATTAAAATTTTCGAGTGCAAACAATTCACAACTTGTGTAAATTAATGAGCTAGACATTGCCTGACTTCTTGCTTgtgcaataaataaaacagcTTCAAAACTAAACTAACATTTTGTCCTACAACGCAAATGCAGTCAAAAGGCAGGTCCGGCAGCTATAGTCTATTTTGTGTTAGATGGAACCTATTAatagcaagtagcctaggcaggCACATTAGTGGTTGAACGTCGAGCAGTTCTGTTATCGGGTAGACTGTATTTAATCTAATGATCAACAACCAACATTTTAACAATGGAAAGTTGTGCAATTTTCATAGCTTACCTTTTCTTTTTATCCAGAGATACTCATGTCAGCTGTAGTTGCGTGCGCAGTCTGAGATGTGCTACGGAGAATAGCTGCTCATATGGGACTAAAGTCCCCGCTATGCAAAGATAACTCGGAGTGGCCAGTCATGAGAAACGTGTCTGATTAGCTCTCCACAGGCCGTGGGGATTCATATGCAATATGGGGAATTCTCTCTCATATGGACCATACTGCAAAAGTTTTTAGCTGTTTAGCTGATCTCATTAATCGGTTAAAACTCTTATCGGTCAAACAGGGAATTATGAACACCCTTACCTAGTGTATAATGAGTTGGCTGTTAGAAGCTGAAAGGAGTTACCAAGTGCAGTGTAAGTTGGTATGACATTTTACaacgtgtgtgtttggatgccTCTCTAGAGCTGAATACTGCCACAGAAGAGGACAAGGAGAACGTCTGCCCGGTGGAACAAATCCCAGCCACTGATGCCAAGCCCCAGGAGCCGGTCGACGCAGAAGTGAAGAGAGAACTTCTGGCCAAGCGTCTGAGCTCTCCTCTGAGGGAGCTGGTCCAGGAGAGGGCGCCAGAGGCCTCAGAGGAGCTGGTGGAGGCCGACGTTGTCCAGGAGAAGGCACCAGAGGCCTCAGAGGAGCTGGTTGAGGCCGACGTTGTCCAGGAGAAGGCACCAGAGGCCTCAGAGGAGCTGGTGGAGGCCGAGGTCGCCCCCCTTCAGAGCGCCGAGGCCCCAGAGGAAGCCCAGCAGGCTGCAGCCATCGCTGACCTCGCGCAGGAACCCACGTCCGACGCTGCAGAGGTACCAGACGAGGCTGTTCCATACGAGCCAGAGCCCCTCGTCCTGGAGGAAGTGGCTACGCCTGCCAGAGGAAGACGTAGAAAGCTGATGGACGAGGACGCGGCGGCGAACACTCCTCAGGCAAGCCCAGCCAGGGCCACGAGGGGAGGCAGGACGCCCAGACTGCTCCAGCAGGACGCGGTGAAGACCACGccgaggagagggagggaacccAAACAGGTGTTGGCCGAGGAGCAGCTCAGTGAGGAGGTGGTGGTTGCCGCAGCTGAAGAGCCAGTCGGAGTAACTGCCCCAGCAGCTGAAGAGGTCAAATCTGTGGTGGCAGAGGTCACTGAACCCAAACAAGGAGAAACTGTTGAGGtacaaaaacattatttctGATTTCTGACAAAACGATTTACTAATACCAAGCTTATAAgactttaaaggtgccatgtgtaatgtccgccaaaaaatcaattcatactccacattccataaaagatgggggcagtatacctccagaaagtgagttggtctaccctagagtaataaccaagacacgtgtattgcattttggctggcggttatgttgcccgcataccgcctcccatggctgaAACTGgaattatgacacctgtcgggctgtggctagtaatttagcatgctaattcaggttgatatctctgcagcactataccttgtcatttttttaatgacctcatcgcccttatttcttctcattcttttgatgcgtgtagctcattttttggatatttttacctcaattcttacacatggcaccttttaaAACAGACATGATTCAGATCGTTTTGTAAAATTGTTGATTTATTCCATTCAGATCCTAGAGGCAGTGAGTGCTCCTGAATGTGCTGCTGAATCATCTGGTAAGtcattcatgtttttatttatttatttgtttgtttgcttatttatttaaaaatctTCGTAATTGAATACAGATTATTAACACCCACTACAACAAGTCTCAAATAATGACTGTCCTATTCCTTTGTGTTAATTGTATGTAGAGCTCACGGTTGCATCAGTGGAGGACCAGGAAGCCATCGCTCCAGCGGAAGATGTCCAAGCCAGCGAGGCGGAATCCACAGAGCCGGCAGCTCTTGCAGAGGGTTCAGCGGAGCCCGGGGAAGCGGAGGCGGCTCCAGTGCAGGCGGGCGACACGCCGGCGACCGACGCCATCGCTGAAGCCAGTCAGGACCTGCCAGAGCCTGCGCCACAGGAGGCGCCCGCCCCTGCTAAAGGAAGACGAGGACGGAAGCTGGTCGAAGAGGTTCCCGTGGCGAGTCCCTCCAGGgcgaagagaggaagagtgccCAAGAAGTTGCAGGAGGAGGGCGCCGAGGCCAAGCCGAGGAGAGGCCGCAAGGCCAAGCAGGACTCTACAGAGCAGGCGGAGGACCAGGCCAGCGAGGGAGCAGTGGCCGCCGCATCGGAGCCTGTCGAGGCGCCTGCGCCAGCAGAGGAGGCGGTTGCATCTCCTGAGCCAGCTGCCGTGTCTGAGGCCGCCGACGCTCAGGAAGAGTCTGCTGTTGCCGTCGCCCCGAAGACCACCAGAGGGCGCCGAGGCAGACAGCCAAAAGCCGCCGCAGCAGTGGAGGAGGTTGCCATGCCAACTGTCGAGCCTGAGGTCGAGAGCAGCGCCCCGTTTGCCGAGGTCGAAGAACAGGTGGAAGCCAAGGCCGCTCCGGAAAGCGAGCCCAGCACTGAAGCTTCTGAACTTGCGGCAGCTCCGGTTGAAGAACCAGCAAAGCCTGCAGCTGCCAAGCCTGCGCGTGGACGCAGAGGCAAACAGGCCGCTGCCCAAGTGGAAGAAGCCGAAGAAGTTACGGATAGCGAACCCAAAGCCGAAGTTAACGAGAAGCCCCAGGCTCCTGCTGCCAAGACCGGACGCGGTCGGAGAGGCAAACAGGCCACTGTTGAGGTTCCGGCCGAGACCAAGCCTGACGCCCAGGCTGAAGCAGACCGCACCAC from Alosa sapidissima isolate fAloSap1 chromosome 3, fAloSap1.pri, whole genome shotgun sequence carries:
- the mki67 gene encoding proliferation marker protein Ki-67 isoform X5, producing MAQTVEATKEMDTTKSGKDAQSPFSELYQMIKQDLDPKSPWKSSGGQGKTPLSKRNSQKPAMPKVSDEDASTPVDVKGTPQKTKTALPVTPAGKEAASVATTPKSAQKKRRSVGQPEAGPEPAAACASEQPAAVEETSQQAEAPAAPVTPGTPGTKKRSCSSPALQSPSTPTLASGKKSLPQTPQKFSADEVVQQILSDPQSAEKPSKPPKSPKRRSSATATAKPDPSPVEVTASAPAEASQEVKQSPRTSPRANAGQRLRVQDVLQQIELSTPSRTKGDKPSSSKKRKSGDLDGPTPLAKKKRVSFGGQLSPELFDKRLPPDSPLRRGATPRRCSLGAALVHTPKSLLRRASMGLTQSRRLGETILESPKAKASPVKKAKTPSPAKKSPKAKTPSPRKQAGTPTKKSAAATTSPKRQSPAKQKSPAKADQQTPKGRKSPSPAKEKSPEGKASPASSPSSGRRSPSQTPTVSGRFSISRISTPSPQPERASPNIPLKRRSIKESAKKTSRKSLGKATLDGIRRRSGASRANLKVVKSFADIVKFGQTKTQTEVAAKKPAAKVKVAKKAVATKPNTPKLKTPARRLQEHTSTGHANSPATIVVGRAQLRATQVACGAPKMVPNVALARIDMKMDEDFSGVSDIFKTPANNKQRASTRKSVIPGTPLLSAPMAELCVMKTPEETGEMVVSPLSVASTAKRSGYNSEAVNRFLQDEQEASFVAEETSFVTEDTVSAGQDEPSDASVTQTPGQKAEPAAATCLTGVKRILKTPKQKAEPVEDLRGKLFKTPRQPKAPQEMCLTGVKELLKTPKQKAAPVEDLMGIQRITKTPREKCDSPVLCAAALKRLVKTPRQKAEPAEEDLSGVTHLLKTPKTRGEPVQEKFGLRKLMKTPRQKGAAAVEDIGGLEELMQEPEEPEELMQEPEEPETHITEAVEVQEAVAAPECAAEELPEALEELNTATEEDKENVCPVEQIPATDAKPQEPVDAEVKRELLAKRLSSPLRELVQERAPEASEELVEADVVQEKAPEASEELVEADVVQEKAPEASEELVEAEVAPLQSAEAPEEAQQAAAIADLAQEPTSDAAEVPDEAVPYEPEPLVLEEVATPARGRRRKLMDEDAAANTPQASPARATRGGRTPRLLQQDAVKTTPRRGREPKQVLAEEQLSEEVVVAAAEEPVGVTAPAAEEVKSVVAEVTEPKQGETVEILEAVSAPECAAESSELTVASVEDQEAIAPAEDVQASEAESTEPAALAEGSAEPGEAEAAPVQAGDTPATDAIAEASQDLPEPAPQEAPAPAKGRRGRKLVEEVPVASPSRAKRGRVPKKLQEEGAEAKPRRGRKAKQDSTEQAEDQASEGAVAAASEPVEAPAPAEEAVASPEPAAVSEAADAQEESAVAVAPKTTRGRRGRQPKAAAAVEEVAMPTVEPEVESSAPFAEVEEQVEAKAAPESEPSTEASELAAAPVEEPAKPAAAKPARGRRGKQAAAQVEEAEEVTDSEPKAEVNEKPQAPAAKTGRGRRGKQATVEVPAETKPDAQAEADRTTEEPEKPQAKVTKAARGRKAKQAPVQVEDVPEESATETAAEPVGAAPAEVVEQPSQAVVKSGRGRRAKQAPAQVEEVAQVEEVAEESQPSVEPAAEAELAAAVAVEEPAKPVAAKAARGRRGKQAAAKVLEEEVAKESEPEAEAEDQTAAKAEEKPQAPAAKTGRGRRGKQAPAQTSEVEAEVQPDAEQIAAAEEPEEKPQIKAARSGRGRKTKPEPEPAAESEEPETPQPEPVAEPAEVTEEQAPAVKSGRGRKAKTTPAQVEASEPFIGNTEETVSDAAPVKRGRGRVARKGKAVESDPSTGQAADAEPTESKVTKKSVNWSTDLVETKSIGDAEPHVEEPQKKKTKRGPSALPAADATEDSSAAAVVKPALKGRGAARGRGPKKTAESVATEEEEAKPEDAEPVAKTTARRGRVAATKEVKPQPDEEVAAPAPKRGAKRKETAEVETEAVADAASPPKRRRGKAATPEEPQAPAPATKGKRGAAKKAEEAAEAVAERSEPAAKPAPKAVRGKRKAVEAEPTLGEEPVSAEAPKAESSGARARGRTQTKVAETATPAKTATQARRIRRK